From Caretta caretta isolate rCarCar2 chromosome 16, rCarCar1.hap1, whole genome shotgun sequence, the proteins below share one genomic window:
- the SURF6 gene encoding surfeit locus protein 6 isoform X1 translates to MASLATKDSYLQSLAKKICVQQVQEPRKRTFASKRAGSGDASSEPKKKKRKKPRKQTEKANSPPAKQAAPSTSKSSPAKQAVPNLNTSTPAKLTAPNGSRSTPTGTAVSKTENGTTGGKSDPGSFSAVNILRQRLHEKMQEVSGQGGTKELSPAVLEKRRRRKYEKERKRRRRKELKMKEKMEKKGAQEAAAAVEPQQAKEENKVGIIFNQVKVCEEEELSKTEKKREKRKRVKGNLTPLTGKNYKQLLSRLEARKSKLEELKDKDQKKAMELENKMKWTNVLYKAEGVKIRDDEERLKAALKRKEKRKAQRQKQWEKRTEHVVEKMQQRQDKRRKNIQKKKVAKVEHRKDKARKKGRILPEDLEKAGVK, encoded by the exons ATGGCTAGTCTGGCCACCAAAGACTCATACCTGCAGAGTTTAGCTAAGAAAATTTGTGTGCAGCAGGTCCAGGAGCCACGGAAAAGAACGTTTG CTTCCAAGCGAGCTGGGTCTGGAGATGCTAGCAGCGAGccgaagaaaaagaagagaaagaaaccCAGAAAGCAAACTGAGAAGGCAAATTCCCCTCCAGCTAAGCAGGCAGCACCCAGTACCAGCAAATCTTCTCCAGCTAAGCAGGCAGTACCTAATCTTAACACATCTACTCCAGCCAAACTGACAGCACCCAATGGGAGCAGATCCACTCCAACTGGAACAGCAGTGAGCAAAACTGAGAACGGAACCACAG GTGGAAAAAGTGACCCCGGTTCGTTTTCTGCTGTGAATATCTTGCGTCAGAGGTTACATGAGAAGATGCAAGAAGTCTCTGGTCAG GGTGGCACTAAAGAGCTATCACCAGCTGTGCTGGAGAAGAGGCGCCGAAGGAAGTatgagaaggagagaaagaggcGCCGGAGAAAGGAGCTGAAGATGAAGGAGAAAATGGAGAAGAAGGGAGCCCAGGAGGCAGCTGCAGCTGTGGAGCCGCAGCAAGCAAAGGAGGAGAACAAGGTTGGGATCATCTTCAACCAGGTCAAAGTctgtgaggaggaggagctgagcaagacagagaagaagagagagaagaggaagagagtgAAGGGaaacctcactcctctgacagGCAAGAACTACAAGCAGCTGCTGAGCAGGCTGGAAGCCCGGAAGAGCAAACTGGAGGAGCTGAAGGACAAGGACCAAAAGAAAGCCATGGAGCTGGAAAATAAGATGAAATGGACCAACGTCCTTTACAAGGCAGAAGGCGTCAAGATCCGCGATGACGAGGAGCGTCTGAAggctgccctgaagcgcaaggaGAAGCGCAAGGCCCAGCGCCAGAAGCAGTGGGAGAAGAGGACGGAGCACGTGGTAGAGAAGATGCAGCAGCGGCAGGACAAGCGGCGTAAGAACATCCAGAAGAAGAAGGTGGCCAAGGTGGAGCACAGGAAGGACAAGGCCCGGAAGAAGGGTCGCATCCTGCCAGAGGACTTGGAGAAAGCTGGTGTGAAATGA
- the SURF6 gene encoding surfeit locus protein 6 isoform X2 produces the protein MVFLVGLLGRLIWCVRLASKRAGSGDASSEPKKKKRKKPRKQTEKANSPPAKQAAPSTSKSSPAKQAVPNLNTSTPAKLTAPNGSRSTPTGTAVSKTENGTTGGKSDPGSFSAVNILRQRLHEKMQEVSGQGGTKELSPAVLEKRRRRKYEKERKRRRRKELKMKEKMEKKGAQEAAAAVEPQQAKEENKVGIIFNQVKVCEEEELSKTEKKREKRKRVKGNLTPLTGKNYKQLLSRLEARKSKLEELKDKDQKKAMELENKMKWTNVLYKAEGVKIRDDEERLKAALKRKEKRKAQRQKQWEKRTEHVVEKMQQRQDKRRKNIQKKKVAKVEHRKDKARKKGRILPEDLEKAGVK, from the exons ATGGTTTTCTTAGTAGGGTTATTAGGCCGTTTGATCTGGTGTGTAAGACTTG CTTCCAAGCGAGCTGGGTCTGGAGATGCTAGCAGCGAGccgaagaaaaagaagagaaagaaaccCAGAAAGCAAACTGAGAAGGCAAATTCCCCTCCAGCTAAGCAGGCAGCACCCAGTACCAGCAAATCTTCTCCAGCTAAGCAGGCAGTACCTAATCTTAACACATCTACTCCAGCCAAACTGACAGCACCCAATGGGAGCAGATCCACTCCAACTGGAACAGCAGTGAGCAAAACTGAGAACGGAACCACAG GTGGAAAAAGTGACCCCGGTTCGTTTTCTGCTGTGAATATCTTGCGTCAGAGGTTACATGAGAAGATGCAAGAAGTCTCTGGTCAG GGTGGCACTAAAGAGCTATCACCAGCTGTGCTGGAGAAGAGGCGCCGAAGGAAGTatgagaaggagagaaagaggcGCCGGAGAAAGGAGCTGAAGATGAAGGAGAAAATGGAGAAGAAGGGAGCCCAGGAGGCAGCTGCAGCTGTGGAGCCGCAGCAAGCAAAGGAGGAGAACAAGGTTGGGATCATCTTCAACCAGGTCAAAGTctgtgaggaggaggagctgagcaagacagagaagaagagagagaagaggaagagagtgAAGGGaaacctcactcctctgacagGCAAGAACTACAAGCAGCTGCTGAGCAGGCTGGAAGCCCGGAAGAGCAAACTGGAGGAGCTGAAGGACAAGGACCAAAAGAAAGCCATGGAGCTGGAAAATAAGATGAAATGGACCAACGTCCTTTACAAGGCAGAAGGCGTCAAGATCCGCGATGACGAGGAGCGTCTGAAggctgccctgaagcgcaaggaGAAGCGCAAGGCCCAGCGCCAGAAGCAGTGGGAGAAGAGGACGGAGCACGTGGTAGAGAAGATGCAGCAGCGGCAGGACAAGCGGCGTAAGAACATCCAGAAGAAGAAGGTGGCCAAGGTGGAGCACAGGAAGGACAAGGCCCGGAAGAAGGGTCGCATCCTGCCAGAGGACTTGGAGAAAGCTGGTGTGAAATGA
- the MED22 gene encoding mediator of RNA polymerase II transcription subunit 22 isoform X1, whose amino-acid sequence MSQQRVLPQSKETLLQSYNKRLKDDIKSIMDNFTEIIKTAKIEDETQVSRATQSEQDNYEMHVRAANIVRAGESLMKLVSDLKQFLILNDFPSVNEAINQRNQQLRSVQEECDKKLISLRDEISIDLYELEEEYYSSSYSLCDTNDLPLCEAYWREDPAVLSPEGLSMPLAAATAEQSTTAPQSSTPSHPHVNGHGAGPMEHS is encoded by the exons ATGTCACAACAACGAGTCCTGCCTCAAAGTAAAGAGACCCTCCTACAGTCCTACAACAAGAGGCTGAAAGATGACATCAAGTCAATCATGGATAACTTCACAGAGATCATCAAGACTGCTAAG aTTGAAGATGAAACCCAAGTCTCTCGAGCAACCCAGAGTGAGCAGGACAACTATGAGATGCACGTCAGAGCTGCCAATATA GTCCGAGCTGGCGAATCCCTGATGAAGCTTGTGTCTGACCTGAAGCAGTTCTTGATTCTCAATGACTTCCCCTCCGTGAACGAAGCCATTAACCAGCGTAACCAGCAGCTGCGGAGCGTGCAGGAAGAGTGTGACAAGAAGCTGATCTCGCTGAGGGATGAGATTTCCATTGACCTGTATGAACTAGAAGAAGAATATTACTCTTCCAG CTACAGTCTATGTGACACCAATGATCTTCCTCTGTGCGAAGCCTACTGGAGAGAAGACCCTGCCGTGCTTTCCCCCGAAGGCCTCTCCATGCCTCTGGCAGCTGCCACGGCAGAGCAGAGCACTACAGCCCCTCAGAGCTCAACCCCATCGCACCCTCACGTGAACGGGCACGGGGCAGGCCCAATGGAGCACTCCTGA
- the MED22 gene encoding mediator of RNA polymerase II transcription subunit 22 isoform X2, which produces MSQQRVLPQSKETLLQSYNKRLKDDIKSIMDNFTEIIKTAKIEDETQVSRATQSEQDNYEMHVRAANIVRAGESLMKLVSDLKQFLILNDFPSVNEAINQRNQQLRSVQEECDKKLISLRDEISIDLYELEEEYYSSRYK; this is translated from the exons ATGTCACAACAACGAGTCCTGCCTCAAAGTAAAGAGACCCTCCTACAGTCCTACAACAAGAGGCTGAAAGATGACATCAAGTCAATCATGGATAACTTCACAGAGATCATCAAGACTGCTAAG aTTGAAGATGAAACCCAAGTCTCTCGAGCAACCCAGAGTGAGCAGGACAACTATGAGATGCACGTCAGAGCTGCCAATATA GTCCGAGCTGGCGAATCCCTGATGAAGCTTGTGTCTGACCTGAAGCAGTTCTTGATTCTCAATGACTTCCCCTCCGTGAACGAAGCCATTAACCAGCGTAACCAGCAGCTGCGGAGCGTGCAGGAAGAGTGTGACAAGAAGCTGATCTCGCTGAGGGATGAGATTTCCATTGACCTGTATGAACTAGAAGAAGAATATTACTCTTCCAGGTACAAATAG
- the RPL7A gene encoding large ribosomal subunit protein eL8, with translation MPKGKKAKGKKVAPAPAVVKKQEAKKVVNPLFEKRPKNFGIGQDIQPKRDLTRFVKWPRYIRLQRQRSILYKRLKVPPAINQFTQALDRQTATQLLKLAHKYRPETKQEKKQRLLARAEQKAAGKGDVPTKRPPVLRAGVNTVTTLVENKKAQLVVIAHDVDPIELVVFLPALCRKMGVPYCIIKGKARLGRLVHRKTCTSVAFTQVNPEDKGALAKLVEAVKTNYNDRYDEIRRHWGGNVLGPKSVARIAKLEKAKAKELATKLG, from the exons ATG CCAAAAGGAAAGAAGGCTAAGGGCAAGAAGGTGGCACCTGCCCCTGCTGTAGTCAAGAAGCAGGAGGCCAAGAAGGTTGTAAATCCTCTCTTTGAGAAGAGGCCCAAGAACTTTGGCATTG GACAGGATATCCAGCCCAAGCGTGATCTGACACGTTTTGTGAAATGGCCACGCTACATCAGACTCCAGCGGCAGAGATCCATTCTTTACAAACGTTTGAAGGTGCCCCCTGCAATTAACCAGTTCACCCAGGCTTTGGACCGCCAAACAG CTACTCAACTTCTGAAATTGGCTCACAAATACAGACCTGAGACCAAGCAAGAGAAGAAACAGAGGCTGCTGGCTCGTGCTGAGCAGAAAGCTGCAGGAAAGGGGGATGTTCCTACTAAGAGACCACCTGTCCTCAGAGCTG GTGTCAACACGGTCACTACTCTAGTAGAGAACAAGAAAGCTCAGCTGGTAGTGATTGCCCATGATGTGGATCCCATTGAG TTGGTGGTCTTCCTGCCTGCCTTGTGCCGCAAAATGGGAGTTCCGTACTGTATCATCAAGGGCAAGGCCAGACTGGGGCGGCTGGTCCACAGAAAGACCTGCACCAGTGTTGCCTTCACACAGGTTAACCC TGAGGATAAAGGAGCCCTAGCCAAGCTGGTTGAGGCTGTCAAGACCAACTATAATGATAGATATGATGAG ATCCGTCGTCACTGGGGTGGTAATGTCTTGGGGCCAAAATCAGTGGCTCGCATTGCCAAGCTTGAGAAAGCCAAGGCTAAAGAACTAGCCACCAAGCTGGGCTAA
- the SURF1 gene encoding surfeit locus protein 1 translates to MAGWGRLLPLRKASYRISNCLVRRNFFGYSLIKAHSGLVQQNKEICLRPCRCGSSTAASAKSEEDVLFKWGLLLIPLTTFCLGTWQVQRRKWKLKLIADLESRVASEPVPLPIDPMELKELEYRSVKARGYFDHSKELYILPRSLVDPERESREAGRLTSNPESGANVITPFYCTDLGITILVNRGFVPKKKVKPETRLKGQIRDEIDLVGVVRLSETRKPFVPENNIEKNRWHYRDLEAMARVTGAEPIFIDADFRSTVPGGPIGGQTRVTLRNEHMQYIITWYGLCAATSYMWYKKFIQKIPL, encoded by the exons ATGGCCGGCTGGGGCCGGTTGCTGCCGCTGCGCAAGGCCAGCTACCGG ATATCAAACTGTTTggtcagaagaaatttttttggaTATTCTCTTATtaaagcacattctggtctggttCAGCAAAATAAAG AGATTTGCTTGAGACCCTGCAGATGTGGAAGTTCCACAGCAGCTTCTGCTAAATCTGAAGAGGATGTCTTATTCAAGTGGGGCCTTTTACTGATCCCCCTCACCACATTTTGTCTTGGTACATGGCAG GTTCAGCGTCGGAAGTGGAAGCTAAAATTGATAGCAGATTTGGAGTCAAGAGTTGCGTCAGAGCCCGTTCCTCTGCCTATAGA ccccatggAGCTAAAGGAACTGGAGTACAGGTCTGTAAAGGCCCGAGGGTATTTCGACCACTCCAAGGAGCTCTATATTTTGCCACGTTCATTGGTGGATCCTGAACGAGAATCCAGAGAAGCTGGACGGCTGACATCCAACCCAGAGAGTGGAGCAAATGTCATTACTCCCTTCTACTGCACAGATCTAGG GATCACAATTCTAGTCAATCGAGGATTTGTCCCTAAAAAGAAGGTGAAACCAGAGACCAGACTGAAAGGACAG aTCCGAGACGAAATAGACCTTGTTGGAGTGGTGAGGCTGTCGGAAACCCGGAAGCCTTTTGTGCCTGAAAACAACATAGAAAAGAACCGCTGGCATTACCGTGACCTGGAGGCTATGGCGAGGGTGACTGGCGCTGAGCCCATCTTTATCGATGCAGATTTCA GGAGCACAGTCCCAGGGGGACCCATTGGAGGCCAGACAAGAGTGACCTTGAGGAATGAACATATGCAGTACATAATTACCTG GTATGGCTTATGTGCTGCAACATCCTACATGTGGTACAAAAAGTTCATACAAAAAATACCCCTCTGA
- the SURF2 gene encoding surfeit locus protein 2, whose product MCEVPAEVQRFLQQHPVLRLVEPGNKVKCRLTGHELPCRMPELQAYTSGKKYLRLIKTARAFDYSEFEPHIVPSTKNPHQLFCKLTLRHINRLPEHVLRHVQGRRYQRALKKYEECQKEGVEYVPACLLQKRQRRRDDQAEGSRQPRRKGEFWEPMSSEEEEDDTDDSMSDLYPSELFPEKRPVVQGDREGGDDFVTDSEEDGAKPAEENSSMNGEESEKMDETRRAGNKRGKPQLNSLKKKFKSHHRKPKSFRKAANGK is encoded by the exons ATGTGCGAGGTGCCCGCGGAGGTTCAGCGCTTCCTACAGCAGCACCCGGTGCTGCGCCTCGTCGAGCCGGGCAATAAG GTAAAATGCAGGTTGACAGGTCACGAGCTGCCATGTCGGATGCCAGAGCTGCAAGCTTATACTAGTGGCAAGAAGTATCTGAGACTGATAAAGACCGCAAGAGCATTTGACTACAGCGAATTCGAGCCACACATTGTGCCCAGTACTAAGAATCC CCACCAGCTGTTTTGCAAGCTCACTCTCAGGCACATCAACAGGCTTCCAGAGCATGTGCTGCGTCATGTCCAAGGAAGGCGCTATCAGAGAGCGCTGAAAAAAT ATGAGGAGTGCCAGAAGGAGGGCGTGGAGTAcgtccctgcctgcctcctgcagaAGAGACAGCGGCGACGAGATGACCAGGCCGAGGGGAGCAGGCAGCCCCGCAGAAAGGGAGAATTTTGGGAGCCTATGTCCAGTGAAGAGGAAGAAGATGACACAGATGATAGCATGAGCGACCTGTACCCAT CTGAGCTTTTCCCAGAAAAAAGGCCGGTGGTGCAAGGAGACAGGGAAGGTGGTGATGACTTTGTGACAGACAGCGAGGAAGATGGGGCCAAGCCTGCAGAGGAAAACAGCAGCATGAATGGAGAGGAGAGTGAAAAGATGGACGAGACCAGACGAGCTGGCAACAAAAGGGGAAAG ccACAGTTGAATTCCTTAAAGAAGAAATTTAAGAGTCACCATCGAAAACCCAAAAGCTTCAGGAAAGCAGCCAatggaaaataa